From the Streptomyces sp. KMM 9044 genome, one window contains:
- a CDS encoding glycosyltransferase produces MTNTPGAVTGAPLAPALSSAALTGKRRVAFASYVDENYLPGFLALLRSLALSNPGVCEDFVVLHDDLRPGSIARIRALHPRIVLRRVNTGHYDTYKKGDQDNYLVRKAYFILDVFRLREYDTIVTLDTDMVVLRDLGELLRLREGLAAVPQFFYGQHKLNSGLLVIQREYLSDAFCARLDATGRSGDYELDKHDQGILNSVLDGDFVRLDARYNFVKRRLSGDLPVPEDTAILHFTGRHKPWQGGEAGYGQAEGRWREFDMSDAEFQAAYLSQPGGLHHDLVVHLGTPHVARTKDTESARKVAAAHIAAGDYQDAVDILSSVHIPLDEAWPHEVLGHALMSVSRYDEARAQLLLAAAAPNRAATAHARLAQMAWVHGDDATSLRHATDGISVDPTHRSSRLWAQRAASVPEQEPGGAGDQLAHVAFYMDRQGNAGDKLLPETVRLGFGPDTTSRRWHSVHAHRLFDEAALERVNARRGLVIGGGGLFIPDTMPNGNSAWQWNVPDEHLRAIDVPIMVYAVGFNAFDGQSYRAGRFRESLRLLVERSSFFGLRNHGSIARVRAMLPDHLHDKVRFQPCPTTVSRQLVRGWTDPAEREDTVLLNAAYDRAGLRFGHDYGHFLAEIAKAVRGIGAHTEVRCVAHSLDDERIAFDLRREHGISLPVIPMYDFDNDGIRDLYARTRLVIGMRGHAGMIPFGVGTPIISLISHPKMTYFLADIERPEWGVSVHDRNLGAVLTERATGILDSHAATVADVHERQQSLWKVTEANAADLRALLGE; encoded by the coding sequence ATGACCAACACCCCCGGGGCCGTGACCGGCGCCCCCCTGGCGCCGGCTCTCTCGTCGGCCGCGCTCACCGGCAAGCGCCGCGTCGCCTTCGCCTCCTACGTCGACGAGAACTACCTGCCCGGCTTCCTCGCCCTCCTGCGCAGCCTCGCCCTGTCCAACCCGGGCGTGTGCGAGGACTTCGTCGTCCTCCACGACGACCTGCGCCCCGGCTCCATCGCCAGGATCCGCGCCCTGCACCCCCGGATCGTGCTGCGCCGGGTGAACACCGGTCACTACGACACGTACAAGAAGGGCGACCAGGACAACTACCTGGTCCGCAAGGCGTACTTCATCCTCGACGTCTTCCGGCTGCGCGAGTACGACACCATCGTCACGCTCGACACCGACATGGTCGTCCTCCGTGACCTCGGTGAACTGCTGAGGCTGCGCGAGGGCCTGGCCGCCGTCCCGCAGTTCTTCTACGGGCAGCACAAGCTGAACTCCGGGCTGCTGGTCATCCAGCGCGAGTACCTCAGCGACGCCTTCTGCGCCAGGCTGGACGCGACCGGACGCAGCGGCGACTACGAACTCGACAAGCACGACCAGGGCATCCTCAACTCCGTCCTGGACGGCGACTTCGTCCGCCTCGACGCCCGCTACAACTTCGTCAAACGGCGCCTGTCCGGCGACCTGCCGGTCCCCGAGGACACCGCGATCCTGCACTTCACCGGCCGCCACAAGCCCTGGCAGGGCGGCGAGGCCGGATACGGGCAGGCGGAGGGCCGCTGGCGTGAGTTCGACATGTCCGACGCCGAGTTCCAGGCCGCCTACCTCTCTCAGCCCGGGGGCCTCCACCACGACCTGGTGGTGCACCTGGGCACCCCGCACGTCGCGCGTACCAAGGACACCGAGAGCGCCCGCAAGGTGGCCGCCGCGCACATCGCGGCCGGCGACTACCAGGACGCCGTCGACATCCTGAGCAGCGTGCACATCCCGCTCGACGAGGCCTGGCCGCACGAGGTGCTCGGGCACGCCCTGATGAGCGTCTCCCGCTACGACGAGGCCAGGGCACAGCTGCTGCTCGCCGCCGCCGCTCCCAACCGGGCCGCCACCGCCCATGCCCGGCTCGCCCAGATGGCCTGGGTGCACGGCGACGACGCCACGTCGCTGCGCCATGCCACCGACGGCATCTCCGTCGACCCCACCCACCGCTCGAGCCGGCTGTGGGCGCAGCGTGCCGCCTCCGTGCCCGAGCAGGAGCCGGGCGGCGCGGGGGACCAGCTGGCGCACGTCGCCTTCTACATGGACCGCCAGGGAAATGCCGGTGACAAGCTGCTGCCGGAGACCGTCCGCCTGGGCTTCGGGCCGGACACCACCTCCCGCCGCTGGCACTCCGTCCACGCCCACCGGCTGTTCGACGAGGCCGCCCTGGAGCGGGTCAACGCCCGGCGCGGCCTGGTCATCGGCGGCGGCGGGCTGTTCATCCCGGACACCATGCCCAACGGCAACAGCGCCTGGCAGTGGAACGTGCCCGACGAACACCTGCGCGCCATCGACGTGCCGATCATGGTGTACGCGGTCGGCTTCAACGCCTTCGACGGCCAGTCGTACCGTGCCGGGCGGTTCCGCGAGAGCCTGCGCCTGCTGGTGGAGAGGTCCTCCTTCTTCGGGCTGCGCAACCACGGCTCCATCGCCAGGGTGCGGGCCATGCTCCCGGACCACCTGCACGACAAGGTCCGCTTCCAGCCCTGCCCCACCACGGTCAGCCGCCAGCTGGTGCGGGGCTGGACGGACCCGGCCGAGCGCGAGGACACCGTCCTGCTCAACGCCGCCTACGACCGGGCGGGCCTGCGCTTCGGACACGACTACGGGCACTTCCTCGCGGAGATCGCCAAGGCTGTGCGGGGCATCGGCGCGCACACCGAGGTCCGCTGCGTGGCGCATTCGCTGGACGACGAGCGGATCGCCTTCGACCTGCGCCGCGAGCACGGCATCTCACTGCCGGTCATCCCCATGTACGACTTCGACAACGACGGGATCCGGGACCTGTACGCGAGGACCCGCCTCGTCATCGGCATGCGCGGGCACGCCGGGATGATCCCGTTCGGCGTGGGCACGCCGATCATCAGCCTGATCTCGCACCCGAAGATGACGTACTTCCTGGCCGACATCGAGCGCCCCGAATGGGGTGTCTCCGTGCACGACCGGAACCTGGGCGCCGTGCTCACCGAGCGGGCGACCGGCATCCTGGACAGCCACGCGGCGACCGTCGCCGACGTCCACGAGCGTCAGCAGTCGCTGTGGAAGGTCACCGAGGCGAACGCGGCCGACCTGAGGGCGCTCCTCGGGGAGTGA